Proteins encoded in a region of the Lepisosteus oculatus isolate fLepOcu1 chromosome 23, fLepOcu1.hap2, whole genome shotgun sequence genome:
- the LOC138224690 gene encoding histone H4, whose product MSGRGKGGKGLGKGGAKRHRKVLRDNIQGITKPAIRRLARRGGVKRISGLIYEETRGVLKVFLENVIRDAVTYTEHAKRKTVTAMDVVYALKRQGRTLYGFGG is encoded by the coding sequence ATGTCTGGAAGAGGCAAAGGCGGAAAGGGACTCGGGAAAGGAGGCGCTAAGCGTCACCGCAAGGTTCTCCGCGACAACATCCAGGGAATCACCAAGCCCGCCATCCGCCGCCTGGCTCGCCGTGGGGGAGTGAAGCGGATCTCCGGGCTGATCTACGAGGAGACCCGCggggtgctgaaggtgttcctggagaacgTCATCCGCGACGCCGTCACCTACACCGAGCACGCCAAGAGGAAGACCGTCACCGCCATGGACGTGGTGTACGCGCTGAAGCGCCAGGGCCGCACCCTGTACGGCTTCGGCGGCTAA